One region of Intestinimonas massiliensis (ex Afouda et al. 2020) genomic DNA includes:
- a CDS encoding sigma-70 family RNA polymerase sigma factor, translating into MELSSSDKERIQHQYDALAKKTLVGEAKSYRRTLARRAAREVTFSDLSESELAQLFTTDEYESDYFRFQVSGFDVLVKNELLAEALNALPERKRDIVLLSYFLDMSDAEIGELLNVVRTTVFRHRKSALAKIKQYLEGKADDEHR; encoded by the coding sequence ATGGAGCTATCTTCTTCCGACAAGGAAAGAATACAACATCAGTACGACGCATTAGCAAAGAAAACTTTGGTAGGCGAAGCGAAAAGCTACCGCCGCACTCTTGCCAGACGCGCAGCCCGCGAAGTAACTTTTTCGGATTTGAGCGAAAGCGAACTCGCGCAGCTTTTCACGACGGACGAATACGAAAGCGATTATTTCCGTTTTCAAGTGTCCGGCTTTGATGTACTCGTCAAAAATGAACTGCTTGCCGAAGCCCTTAACGCTTTGCCCGAAAGGAAACGCGATATTGTTCTCTTGTCCTACTTCTTGGATATGAGCGACGCGGAAATTGGCGAACTGCTGAATGTTGTACGCACGACGGTTTTCCGGCATAGGAAATCCGCGCTTGCGAAGATCAAACAGTATTTGGAGGGAAAAGCAGATGATGAACACCGTTAG
- a CDS encoding helix-turn-helix domain-containing protein: MMNTVRKSENLLPFPVISAAANGDTNAMCAILKHYEGYIAKLCTRTLKDDAGNTYSYVDEEMRNRLQVRLITRTLAFHVG, translated from the coding sequence ATGATGAACACCGTTAGGAAATCTGAAAATCTGTTGCCGTTCCCTGTCATTTCCGCAGCGGCAAACGGCGACACAAACGCCATGTGCGCGATCTTGAAGCATTACGAGGGTTACATAGCGAAACTTTGTACCCGAACGCTGAAAGACGACGCGGGCAATACTTACTCCTATGTGGACGAAGAAATGCGTAACAGGCTGCAAGTGCGCCTTATTACCCGCACTCTTGCGTTTCATGTAGGCTAA